The following nucleotide sequence is from Sander lucioperca isolate FBNREF2018 chromosome 19, SLUC_FBN_1.2, whole genome shotgun sequence.
TACTCAAAGTAAATACTAATACATTCCTGTATTGTTTTAAAGGGGTGAAAGAATGAGCCCTGGAAACTGTAGGTGTAACTGCAAAGTCTGATTGCATGTGAGGAGCTGTATGCGTTTCTGTGTTTTCCACATCCAGCGGCCTTGGTCACGCACATGAACGAGTAGTGAGGGGCAACCGAGTGCCTCGGACTGTTGCAAATTCATGGGGAtataaataaatcattgtaggcgtaggtgtgtgtgtgtgtgtgtgtgtgtgtgtgtgtgtgtgtgtgtactttaccTTGACGATGGCCTTCTTGGGCTTGGCCTCAGACTTGGGTGGAGCAGGTTTCTGCAAATTAAGCAGAAGTTATTTAGGATTGACCAACTGAGCAGTGCACAGTTTTGGATAAATATTATCcatgttatatatattattattatttttaattaataataatctaCACTTACAGAGACATTTCTGTACTGTTTAAAGTCCTGTTACCTTAGCCACAAGAGCTGCTTAGAGCATTCATTGGGACTGACACAGAGGCTGTACTGGCTCCCACTGtagatattaataataatcaaGTACTTGTACCATATTTCCTATAAAGCAATGGGATCTGATAATATTCCTGTGCAAAGTAGTTTTGAACGGACCTCAGACCACTGAACAATGACTATATCAGATGGGAGTTCAAATTCTGGCCACTCGGTGTGAGAAAGTTTGCTGCAGAGCTTTTCCAGGCCGCTGAGTGTGGACCTTGTTAGCCTGAAGCCACGAGCTACACTAACACTGCTGTGACAAAATTAAATCATGTGATTCTTTCTCAAAATATCTCTGTTTTTCTTCACGGACACACGAGATGATAAATGAAAGACATAAATTCTTCTTACGCTGGGGGATGGGGGTGCTTGACATTTATAATTAGGTGCAGGAAATTGCCGACCATATTAGAATTTAGAAACACAAGGAAGAGTATACTTTTGACACGTAGTTCAAATAGTAGCCGATAAACAACATAGCAGTGTTGGTTTGCTGCCAAAAAAGTCACATGTTCATAAGATGACCGCTGAAGGCGTTCAAAGAACCAGGAAATTAGATCAGATCAGGAAACATGCACAACATTTACAGCTAGCATGTTTACATAAGTACAGTCACGTTAAAAGCTTAAAGGAGTAGTttggcattttgggaaatagcCTACACttattctctttcttcttctcacCATTCTGAAGCTACAgccaagagagggagagagggttAGCATTaaaactggaaacagctagcacaGTGACTTCCTGGTCTCCACAGGtcacctggccaagaaatagtctccCGTAAAATGGCgatttgtcttttttacagtttgtttATTTCACAGATTAAACAAGATTTGCTGTGTTAatttgtgagctttagaggtgctggtagttTTTACCTTTGGACGGAGCCAAACTAGCTGTCACCCTCTTGTTtcttgctaagctaagctaagctaattggcTGCTAGCTGCataataagcatatttcccaaaattcTAAACTTTTCCTTTAAAAGTGCACATGCAAATGTACAAACACATGCAAAGACTCAATACTGATGGGTTCAACATGCAAAGTACAACACAGATAAAAACATACGGCCTGTATGGCAGAGCTGCATGATCATATCAAAATTATAACCAAATAATTCATTTGCTAGATAATATTATGATTGTAAATAACCATAATCATTAGCTTTACTAGGATTTGGGGGAACAATTTGAGCATTTTTATGCAAATTGAACATTTTCTATTAATAGTTTTGGTTACTGTCGAGTCAACTTTAGTTAGGGATCTAATTAGGAAGAAAATGCTTTTTTGTTACAATTTTCTAAACTCAATCACTGCTACGGTAAGGAGGAAGAATTATGActaaaaaagccattaaaataaCATGTCCAGGCTAAAGGTTGGTAACAAAACGTGATAAAAGGCCTTCAATTAACAGGGcaagacattaaaaatacaccaaCGCGTATTGGCTTGAGCCTTCCCTTTAATCATGCAGCCCTACACTTGAACAAGGTGTTGCAACAGACCAGACTGAGAATGGACAAAGACAACAGAGAAAAGACAAAGGTACCAAGCCAGACAAAATCCTCAGGGAACATGTTTATGGAATTTGTAAATTGCCATGATCAAATCCATAAACTGGGAGAGGACTTTACTCTGAGCCTTAGTAATGTGACACTTACTGTACTAACCCACAAAACTGAGGCGGGATGAGGACAGTGAGAGAGGTGAAGACAGGGAGGGGAGAACGAAACTTACCGCTGACAATCTCTGTGACCTTCTGGGGGGCTACCGGAGCAAGGGATGatcaatgagagagagagagagacagtgacagagagagacagatatcaGTTGTACCTTTGTGGGCTGATCGTGAGTGCTCGGTGACTGCTACAAGTGTCCTAATCATTAACCTGTCATGTGTctattctctcacacacatacacacacacacacactctatcacttagtacagtaaaaacacagcacacaaacacacgcctgcacgcccacacacagcacacaaacacacccgaAACACCTCTTACCTCTTGCTTTGTGACTTTGGAGGCCTCCTTGCCCTCAGGTCCCTCTGGAGACTGTAGGAAATGCAACGAGGAATGGAGAGACCGTTAACAGGGTAAGTGTGTGTGCTCACACAGCGTATGAGCCCTCTACAGTTAACAATTTTGTGATtccaattatttattttttttttctggttgtTTTTATCTAGCATCATCAATACATTTTAGTTCTTAAATATATGTGATTCACAAGGGAGTTTTCTCTGTTTAGATGTGTATATGTAGTTCATGCTCTCTGTGCAGTAATAAAGGTAGCCAGGATGAGTTGTAAAGCCAAATAATGCTAATCATTAAGTAGCTTTCAGAAAAGGTCTGAAGGTTACAAACTGACATGAAAAGTGCTGGAGGCTCATTTTTTATTATAGAGAAACGCCTAACTTCATGGACAGATATCACacctactaataataataataatatagtaaatgtgtataaatgtgtacctgtgtgctgaaacaattagttgttAATCAACAACAGAAAAATTATCTGCAACAATTTTGTTTCGTGATCAAATGTTAATTgtcttttttaactatttttgaTAATCCATAAAgcgtttttgttttattgtattagCAAAAATGCCACAAACAAAATTACTAGTTCCACTTTCTCTTTTGTTATCATTTGCGAGATTGATTAGTCTTTTATGATATTAAATTGAATATGTGGGTTTGGGACTATACTGGTcgaaacaaaaaaagcaatttgaagacatcagCTGGGGCTTTGGGAAATGTTTCACTATTTTAGATATATTTTATGGACCAagtgattaatcgagaaaataatcagccgatgaattgataatgaaaataacccTACAGCCCTGTGTGTAACactagttttttttataatacaaAACTTAGTTTCAAAGTCCAGTGcatataataaaaacatacaaatgaACAAAAACAGCATAATAGAACACACAACATAATACGTTCTTTCCCCACTGATTTACTAATACATGGTCAGGTAGCCTATTAAAATACTGTATTCATATATTGAGGATTTTAACACAGTTATGCAAAAAGAGTTCTGAGATGTCttacattttataatttaaaatTACTTTTGTATTTTCTGAATTTATATTTTTCTTGAAATAATAGAAACAAACTGTTAGCCTATGTTTCACATAACAAACTCCTAGTTTTAATCTaaaaggacccctaaactgagacaaattagaccacggacccccatCTGATAAGACTTTGACCCAGGGTCCCCTACCTGATTTTCTGAATTTTTGCCtttggatgttttattacagaaagtgaatgaaACCCATGAgcaaaaatagtcatacaatctgtcattgtgttacttatggatgaaattatagtgaaaataaatgattcccctttttgTTAGGGACCCCCTATAGAACCCcatcaaggacccctgggggtccccggaccccactttgagaaccactgatgtAGGCGTTTTGTACCAAATGCAATTTCATATTATCTAATGTTGACATGTGGCGATTACCATTTCAATGGAGGCACCTTGCTTACGTGCCAATAACTGAGCTCCCTAAAGAATGATGGAGTATAAACAACACACCGCGAGGGCTGTCAGCCTCCCTTCAGATCATCATATCATCAACATGGTATATAGGCTGCTGCTCAGACTGCAGCCAGGtaaggacagtgtacaggagaGCCCACCCCCAccatggaaaaaaaaaggttaagcCTGCAGGTTGGCAATCGCATCATTTGCATGTGGGCGACCTCCGCCCCTAGAGGCCCCCCATTCTCTGTCCTCAAAGGCGAATCTGTGCAGACAATGGCAGTTTGTAGATGGCAGAAAAGCCAATTTCCATGTATGCACTGATACAATGCACTGGAGCTCGTCGTGCAATGCTGTTTAGATAGTGCCACGGTCTCTTTTAACACAGCGGCAATTGTCCCTGATCCCCTCTTTCTTTATTCCTTTCTCTCCGTCTGAATTTGGGTTTGTTCAATCGGCTTGGCGCCTACCATTCATCCTCACCGGAGAACCAAAATGAGACATGGAAGTGGGCATCTTTTTACGGTTAAGAGTACACATTATTCAGAATCAATAAATCTCATATATGCGTGAAACGCGCCTCGAAGAATTATCATCACGCACGTCTCCTACGGGAATTACGCATCCATCCATCCGGTGGGTCCGTCTGACATTCACCAGTGCGCACAGTGGACAGGGAAGTGGCAAATAAAACGACCACATCAACGGCCATTGAAATGAACACAGGGACATTTATAATGTAAAGAGAAAAATGATTATAATAAAATCTCACGTATACACTCAAAGACGTGTTAAATTACACCTGAAAGGTTGCGGACGAAAAGACGCTTCCTGAAACTTTGGCATCACCTCACCTGCCTCGACGGCGCCACAGAAATCGCGCACTGCTATTTTCCTCAAATgcaagaacagaaaaaaactacAGTAAAGTGAGCTGGATGGCACAGACGGCACTCACCTTTCTCTTCGGCATTTTACGCGTCAATTATTCTCCACCAAGCACGGAAAGATTAAGGTCAAACTCGAAGGTCCAGTAGAGGCGAATTTGAACTACCTCGAAATACAGGATCAATATCTAAGCACCTTCGATAATATGTTGATTATATGCACTCCCCAAAACTCTATACCTCCCGCAGCCATTGGCTAGAGGAGTCCAAATCGTCTCCTGTGCTGACTCCTGATTGGCTCGTCCCGTCACTATGTAAATAAGAGGCCAGCGGACATTGGCCGAGATTTATCAGAGGGTGTCTGTGATTGGCTACGCGCTCTTTGTGCGCAGATCCCACCAGACGGCGATGGCTGAGAGAGAAAAGTGGAGACAGGCCAATGAAAGCAGGGTCGACTCTCGGTGgatctgggaaatgtaggatgaGAGAGACGttgtaaataaaacacaaaggaCCAGAAAAATGGGCACAATGGCACAATGTCGGCCATAGAAGAGCTCCAGAAAATCTGGCGAGCATTGTGTCTTGTAGGGTTTCCACTGCTGTAAAGAACTAGAGTAATCACACACCACATTTTGCACAACCAATAGCCCATCACTGCAGAGGCTCCAGTCCCTGTAGGAACATGATACTAGACAAACAATACAGTGAATAAGGTCACTATAAATTCAGACAAATTAGACCACTGAGTGAATTATTACATGATACAGACTTTTTTCATGGGAGTGTAAAGCATCAGACAGGTGTACATGTACGTAGGTTGAAGGCTAAATTGTGCCCAAGTACATTTAATATGCACT
It contains:
- the hmgn3 gene encoding high mobility group nucleosome-binding domain-containing protein 3 isoform X5, which codes for MPKRKSPEGPEGKEASKVTKQEPPRRSQRLSAKPAPPKSEAKPKKAIVKKVADDKGAKAKKGGAKGKKDDGPAQNGETKTNEVTEAAEEATEEKA
- the hmgn3 gene encoding high mobility group nucleosome-binding domain-containing protein 3 isoform X6 translates to MPKRKSPEGPEGKEASKVTKQEPPRRSQRLSAKPAPPKSEAKPKKAIVKVADDKGAKAKKGGAKGKKDDGPAQNGETKTNEVTEAAEEATEEKA